Proteins encoded within one genomic window of Vidua macroura isolate BioBank_ID:100142 chromosome 2, ASM2450914v1, whole genome shotgun sequence:
- the ZBED1 gene encoding E3 SUMO-protein ligase ZBED1: protein MENKSLEGSPSDLKLVAHPRAKSKVWKYFGFDTNAEGCILQWKKIYCRICMAQIAYSGNTSNLSYHLEKNHPDEFCEFVKSNTEQMREAFATAFSKIKPESSQQVVQDSLIMKTYQNYENKKHQELTSAVISLICEGMYPASIVDEPTFKALLRTADPRYELPSRKYFCTKAIPEKYSAIREIVLKELTEVLWCGISTDMWRSENQNRSYVTVAVHFLSSSPANCLAVNSRCLKTFEVPEDNTAETITRVLYETFIEWGINTKVFGATTDYSKDIVKACSLLDIPVQMPCLGHTFNAGIQQAFQLPKLCNLLARCRKLVEYFQQSTVAMYMLSEKQKQQNILHCMLVSDRVSWWGSTLAMLQRLKEQQFVIAAVLVEDSNNHHLMLESSEWNTIEGLVELLQPFKQVAEMMSASKYPTISMVKPLLHMLLNTTLNIKENDLKEISMAKEVIAKELSTTYQHTPEIDMFLNVATFLDPRYKKLPFLSAFERQQVENRVVEEAKSLLEKVKENSFRTEEKFFTVSEEPPMKKIIISSTPPPTSVINNMLAEIFCQTGGVEDQEEWHAQIVEELSNFKSQKVLGLNEDPLKWWSDRLALFPVLPKVLQKYWCILATRVFPERLFGSSANVVSAKRNRLAPAHVDEQIFLYENSRNGSEAEPEDEDEGEWGLEQEQIFNLNDSVNINNSFFNIRDSGFV from the coding sequence ATTTGCATGGCCCAGATTGCCTATTCAGGGAACACGTCCAACCTTTCCTACCACCTTGAGAAAAATCATCCTGATGAATTCTGTGAGTTTGTGAAAAGTAACACTGAGCAAATGAGGGAAGCCTTTGCCacagcattttcaaaaatcaaaCCGGAGTCATCGCAGCAGGTTGTTCAAGATAGCCTCATCATGAAGACCTACCAGAactatgaaaacaaaaaacatcagGAACTGACATCTGCAGTCATCAGCTTAATTTGCGAGGGCATGTATCCAGCCTCCATTGTCGATGAACCTACCTTCAAGGCCCTCTTGAGAACAGCAGACCCCAGGTATGAACTTCCAAGCCGGAAGTACTTCTGTACAAAAGCAATTCCTGAAAAGTACAGTGCTATTAGAGAAATTGTGCTGAAAGAGCTCACTGAGGTTCTGTGGTGTGGCATATCCACAGACATGTGGAGGAGCGAAAACCAGAACAGGTCGTATGTAACTGTGGCAGTTCATTTTCTCAGCAGCAGTCCTGCCAACTGCCTGGCTGTGAACTCGCGGTGTTTGAAAACATTCGAAGTACCGGAGGATAACACTGCAGAGACCATTACACGAGTCCTTTATGAAACATTCATTGAGTGGGGGATCAATACAAAAGTCTTTGGTGCTACAACAGATTACAGTAAAGACATTGTAAAAGCTTGCTCTCTCTTAGATATTCCCGTACAGATGCCTTGTTTGGGGCACACTTTTAATGCAGGAATACAACAAGCTTTTCAGCTCCCCAAACTGTGCAACCTTCTTGCCAGGTGCCGAAAACTGGTGGAGTATTTTCAGCAGTCTACGGTCGCAATGTACATGCTGAGcgaaaagcagaagcagcagaataTTCTCCACTGCATGCTGGTAAGTGACCGTGTTTCCTGGTGGGGAAGCACGCTCGCTATGCTGCAGCGCCTCAAGGAGCAGCAGTTTGTCATTGCGGCTGTTCTCGTGGAGGACAGCAACAACCACCACCTCATGCTGGAATCCAGTGAGTGGAATACAATCGAAGGGCtggtggagctgctccagcctttcaAGCAGGTTGCAGAGATGATGTCTGCTTCAAAGTACCCGACGATAAGTATGGTGAAGCCACTTCTCCACATGCTTCTGAATACCACTCTGAACATCAAAGAGAATGATTTGAAAGAAATCAGCATGGCAAAGGAGGTGATTGCTAAAGAGTTGTCAACCACCTACCAGCACACACCTGAGATAGACATGTTTCTCAATGTTGCAACTTTCTTGGATCCCCGCTACAAAAAACTGCCTTTTCTTTCAGCCTTTGAGAGGCAGCAGGTGGAAAACAGAGTGGTGGAAGAAGCAAAAAGCCTGCTggagaaagtaaaagaaaatagttttagaACTGAggagaaattcttcactgtttcAGAAGAGCCCcctatgaaaaaaatcatcatctCCTCTACTCCTCCTCCTACCAGTGTCATCAACAACATGCTCGCAGAGATCTTTTGCCAAACAGGAGGCGTGGAAGACCAGGAGGAATGGCATGCTCAAATCGTTGAGGAGTTGAGCAACTTCAAGTCACAAAAGGTCCTCGGTTTGAATGAAGACCCGTTGAAGTGGTGGTCTGACAGACTAGCACTGTTTCCAGTTTTACCAAAGGTTCTTCAAAAATACTGGTGTATTCTGGCCACAAGGGTCTTCCCTGAACGCCTTTTTGGTTCTTCTGCTAATGTTGTGAGTGCGAAGAGAAACCGGTTAGCCCCGGCTCACGTGGATGAGCAGATCTTTTTGTATGAAAACAGTCGCAATGGGTCTGAGGCAGAACCGGAGGATGAAGATGAAGGAGAGTGGGGTTTGGAACAggaacagatttttaatttaaatgactCAGTAAACATAAACAACAGTTTCTTTAATATTCGAGACAGTGGGTTTGTTTAA